DNA sequence from the Centroberyx gerrardi isolate f3 chromosome 2, fCenGer3.hap1.cur.20231027, whole genome shotgun sequence genome:
GCTGCTCTCAAGCTTGTTGATGGCCTCACGGAAGGCGAACTTGTTCCTCATCTGCTGGATGGACTCCACGTAGCTGATGCAGTACTTTGACAGGTTCTTGCCGGCCTCCAGCACGGCACTATGACTACCCAACTGCTCCGAGTTGCGGCAAATGGCGGCACGGAGCAGCTCGGTGCCCTCCAGCACCATCTCCCGCGTCACGGCTGAGTTGGGCGTGCGCTCGGCTGCCTGGCGGGGTGCAGTCTTGCGGAGGGAGCGTCGGGTGTTCACTAGGGGGATGAAAGCAGTGGGGGACGCCTGATCGCCtggggaggtgagggaggaagagaagccTCCGAGGCTCtggcaggagagggaggaggtcaCTGAAGCGGAGGAAGCAGAGGTCTTTGACGGTTGAGGTTTGGAGGCGGAGCCCAGCGGCAGCTTCTTGGAGCCCTCGCTGAGGGGCGTGCGGGCCTGATCACTGGGAGTTGTTGTGTGGTGGGGTtcggagagggaggggaggcccTTAGCTTTGGTGTCTGAGGGGGAGGGGAGCTCATGAGTGGGGCTGCGGGAGATCTTGCCCGATTTGGCATTGGAGGGCGGCGGCGGAGGCGGGGCTGGCTTGGGTTTCTGGaactttcctctctccctggtgGATGAGGAGTCCGCGGTGTATTTGTTTCGGCGGGCCCTGCACTCGTCCCCGGCCGCCCCCAGAGCAGGGAAGACGTTTGGCTTGAGGAGCTCGGCCTGCAGGGCGCTGGTCTTGGAGTTCTCCAGGCCGCCCGGCCTCCTGACCAGCTTCGGTGTTAACGCCTGCGGACTGGAACCCGGACTGGGATCAGTGTCTTTGAACACCTCATCTGCTGTATCCTCTACCTTCTTTGGCAGACGTGGTGGCGGAGTCAGGGTGCCCATCCTCGGGGCGTTCTCCCCTTTCTGCTCATTGGCTCTTTTGCGCGGTAGTGCTGGCTTGCCCCCAAAGGTGCCTGAGTCAAAGTGGCGCTGGCCCAGGTCTCGGGGCAGGGTGACGGACTTCCACTCGGTACCGTCCGAGCCGGGCGGCATGCTAGAGGCGGAGGAGGACCGCAGGAAGCGCTTGGAGTTAGACACCAGCTCCTCCTCGCTGGGTGGCGTGGTAGCCGTCTTACCCCCCGGACCAGGCACTGCGGGTGCTCCCTTCTTCCTGGGGAAAAGTGGCCCTGGGTAGGTGGGTGCCCCGTTGGTGATGCCCCCCGCCCCGTTGTTGTTAGCCCCCAGGAACTTTAAGGGGTCAATGGTGAGTGTAGTGTCATTAAAGGCCATGGATGCACCATTGTTGAAGCTGTCCATGTCTCGGGGGTCTGGAGTCAGGCCCCTCCTCTCAGGGTGGACATCGATCTCTCTGAAGGAGGAGCTGCGTTTGGGCGGGGCGGGCgcattctttttcttcttcttgatgaGGCTGAGGAAGCCGCTGCCTCGTGTTTTGTCCTTGTCTTTAGGGAGCAAGCGGTCGTCCTCATTCAGGTTGCTGTCCAGGAGGGGGCGCTCTTTCCTGGGGAGCATGGGCGATGACACGGCCACCTCCGGCTCCACCGAGTCTGAGGAagagcacagaaaacacagggaATAatcattaataaaaaataaaataataatctcaATTAATaaagcacttatcaaaacagagGTCTCACCGGGGCTGTCTCCGTCCCGGTTGTCCATGTTTTTGCGCAGGGTTCTGGTCTTGGTGGGCAGCTCTGGAGCCTGCTGGATGGAGCCTAAAGTCaccttcttccctttcttccccagctccttctccacctctgaATATACACATGCAGCAGTCAAGATTTAATAGTTAACCAAACCCCTTTGCTTTCAGTAGCCTAAAGCATGTTTCCAAAAGCAATAACTGTGATAGGAGAACCAGAGTTGTTTTCCGGACTCTgggcaagaaagaaagcagcacTGACCATCAGAGATGCTGGACTCCTGGAACATGGTCTCGAAGGCCTGGTGGGTTTCAGCGAAAGACGGACGCTCCGCAGGGTTCCACTTCCAACCTGGTAAAAagacccccccaaaaaaaaaacagcccatACATTAATAGTCCATCAGAATTTGACATATAGCTGAGCAATAATGGCTCAAATGATCAAATTAGTCAGGTTATGGATAGATGTTTTTTGGCACTCACAGGCCCTCATGAGCTCGTAGACCTTCTCGGGGCAGCCCTCTGGTCGGTCCATGCGGTAGTCCTTCTCCAGCAGCTCATACACCTGGGACAGGTCGATGCCGGGGTACGGAGACATGCCGTAGGTGGCGATCTCCCACAGCAGCACGCCGAATGCTGGGGATGAAGACATAGGACAATTAGTTGTTTGGTTCACACAACTACAGAAACATCACTGCATTGTAATGATGAGAAACTGGGGGGAAATCGTTTTCTTTGGAGACTAGAACTAAATATCTCGGGAGGATTTTGTGCAATGCTTTAATGAGGAAATTGATTCCCCTTGTGAAGTAAGGAATCTGAAAGAAATTCTCAATTCAAGTAGGAACATCAGGAATCAGGAAGTTTTAGCAAAATCAAACTCACCCCACACGTCAGACTTAATAGAGAACTTGTTGTAGGCCAGACTCTCTGGAGCGGTCCATTTGATGGGGAACTTGGCCCCGGCGTGGGCGGTGTAGGTGTCCCCCGTCATCAGCCTGCTCAGGCCGAAGTCTGCTACCTTCACCAGGTGGTTCTCCCCGACCAGACAGTTACGGGCAGCTAAGTCcctggaggagagaaaacacagaggaaaaagCAACGATGAGGAGGAGGCGATGGAGGAATCCCGACTTTCTCCAATCAGAATGAGTTTGGTAAAAATCACAATAGCTATACCATACTAtctgaaatgttttcagttGAGACATTAAATGTCCAGATATCATATCGTGTATACAAGTTGAACACTGAGAGACAACCATGAAATAAGGGGGAAAAACatcaattgtgtttttgttcccaCATCCACTGCAGTTTTGGAATTCCATTGGTGTTTTCTGCGGAGCGGAGTCACGAGCCGAGTCCCGACAGGCTTAAAAATGAAGACGCAGATTGGCAAATAGGACATAAATCATATCTTCGCTTCAAAAGGACCTCGTTAAACATGCCGGGACAAACGCTAACTATGTTACAACACAGCCTTGTTTGTGATGCAGCTCTGTCCTCCTGTGACAAAAGATGGAAGTGGTTCAGAATAACTTCAGTAGGAACAAAAAATAAAGGAAGGCATGTCTGAGGCAGCACAACTGCTTGTTGCTCCTAAAAGTGTTGTAAAACAGCACAGCAATGAGAGGGGCAATCTGTGTGAAAAAGTGAACCTGTGCATAAGACTGAAACCTAAGGTCAAAGCAGGTCTGGTCCTCTGGTATTCATGCAGCTCTGAGTAAAACGCCCTCAGATTACTAATGAGGTTGCATGACATAAACTTTATTATGACCAAAGACTAAAATCAATTCTAGGTTAGCACTCAGACTCTAAGATACTTTTTCCAATACTGGCCAATCCTTCTCAGCGTGAACttagagaaggaaaaggagactTCTGGGTCGTGAGGAAGCCTGAGATGTTTACACCCACCTGTGGATGAAGTTCTTCCTCTCCAGGTACTCCATGGCAGAGGAGATCTGCGTGGCCATGTAGAGCAGCACCACAGCGTTCACCTCCTCCCTGTTGCACTCCCTCAGGTAGTCCAGCAGGTTGCCATGGGTCATGAACTCTGTGATAATGTAAAACGGCGGCTCCCGTGTGCAAACCCCTGGCAAGGACACAAGGTTACAAAAGAAAACATGTCAGTATTCACCGATTTAatattctgtgtgtctgtttcgaTGTTACTTCCATCTGCAAATCTGATAACAGGAATACCTaatgatgcacatttgcacaccaagcaaatacactgtaaatgtaaatttggAAATCtgtaaaatacaaacatttgcAAATCTATAAATGACTCAGTAGTCGACGTGGCAATTACTAATGTCAGCCAAAAGGAATCCTTTGTTAGCATGATGAAGAGGGTGTAATTTTAATCTTCAATATTTTTATCCGATTTCATGCTGCAgtaatgacccaatttcccctcagggattTATAAAGTCCATCTTAACACAGCTAGACAGATTCCAGTGTACTGACAATGACAAAGCAAGGGCTTTGGAAAAGAGCTACAGGTGTGGTAAAGTGAACATACCCAGTAGCTGTACCAGGTTGGGGTGTTTGATCTCTTTCATGACAGCAGCCTCCTTGAGAAACTCCTCTACCTCCATCGTATCCTCCTggacagagtgacagaggagaCATGCAGAGTTATCGTTGTCGAAAACACAAGTTAGCTGCAGTTGCATCTATATGACACCAGGTGGTGGCATTATTCAGCCAAAACAAAGCATCTTAACTTTACCATGCCAGGTGTCAAGTAGGTGTGAACACGTTTCCACCAGACTAGATTCAGATTTGACAGTGTTTTGTTCCTTATAAAGTCAAATGTATGGGCTTCAGGACTGTAGCCACCGCAGTGAGAAAATGCCCTGACGACTGAATAaacctttctgtctttctgtctctgtaccTTTAGTGTCTTGACAGCCACAGTGAGGCTGTACTTCTTCCAAACGCCCTCGTACACCTCGCCGTACTGGCCCCCGCCCAGCTTGTGCTTCATGGTGATGTCGGTGCGCTCCATCTCCCATTTATCGTAGTTGGGCGACACTCCGTAGATGGTGGGCTTGTTGCGCTTCGGCGCCGGGTAGTGCAGCGTGGTGATGAGGCCATCGGCCACCGTGGAGTGGTGGTGCACCAGCTCCGCCAGTGTGTTGAAACGGCTCTCTGACGAGACGtacagctggaggagagagacgtGCATCGACAACGACAACTCTCATTATCaagttaaagttctatagtggACAAGCTGTCAAATACTGTTACTTTAATTTATTATGAATAACTGTAGCAAAGTGGAAGCCTACATGTCTATTCAGCTGAGGATATGAATAGGGAATTTTAACAGCTAACTGCAATAACACTAATTGCCGAGCTTCATCGGGTGTCACGCACTGTTTTTGATGatttaatacaaaataaattataGGTCATAATGTCAATCCATGAAATAGCTAATACGTATATATTTTCAGTGATAATAAAAAATCTAATTCTATCTTCCTGGAGTTGACATCTGCCATGACTTATGACCTGCAAACTATTTGTTTATGTCAAATTAGATTACAAACAGTTAATATTTGCAGTTAATAATTTTAGGTGGAGGATTTAGagtagattattattattatttatttatttttatttttttaaaggcaaGAAAAGTTGCAGGTCAAAGTGCTGTCAAAACAGTGCAACACAGCCATTAAGATTTTGATAAACTAGGATAGGTAAATGGTGCCTACATTACGACTCCTTGCActaaaatgcattaaaacagTATTGCTTACGCATAATGGATGGGATATTAAGATAAGATGTATTTTAGTATTACAGTAATATTTGGCTCTGTGTAGCAGGCAAAGCATCAGTCGCATATGATGCTGATGGCAATGGCATCGCTATAATGGTGTAGCTATAGGGAAATAGCCTATAAAGTCTTAACATGCACTGAAATAAATagtgcagtaaaatattttCTTCTTACAGAGGGATCACAGCCCACTCAAAAGCCATTTGTCAGGAAGTTTGTCGGGGGAAGGATATTGGTCAGAGCCTGACTGGACACAGTCTTTTCCATTGTCCGGGTCTTACATAACTCTTCACATTACTCactctctgttctgctctatgCAAAGCCCGATCCTCAAGGAAAACATACAGGTCATTTCTTTACTCATGAGTGGGTTCTTTGCACAAGTTAAAGGCAtgtggaggagaaactgaaagaGAACAACATTGACTGGAGTGAAAAGACCTTTGAAATCTAAAGAGGATTTAATGGTCTGTTATAATCCAAAACCCTTCTCCTGGCTAATCCCATGACCACTTATCAAATTAAGGCCTAAcgtcaaaaaacacaacagcatgAGTTTTATTAACATGGGAACCTCTGTTAATCAGAGTAATGTTAATGACCTAGTCGGCGTGGAAGGAAGGTTCAGGGTTGAGGAGAGCTGAGGTAATCTCAAGTTTTTGGAAAAGTCCATCATACCAGACTCCTGACTTGTAACTCTCGGTGGGGGACATTAAAACAATGTGGGATGGggaagcttgtgtgtgtgtgtgactggctgAGTCCATCCGTGTTcgttcatttgtgttttttgagtgCATCTGCCTGCATAGATGCATGTCTTAGCGTCTGCGTCAGCGTCTGGCTAGCCTTCTGGTCTGGCCTCATGTCTACTGGCCGTTACGAGCAGCACAGTGGTGGTTAGGGGCATTCCTGTCATGCCGAGCGTTCCTCTAGCTAGCTCACCTCGCTACATCACACACAGGGGGGGATGACACGGGCAAGGTGGCAGCTCTCTGCAGCGGCTTCTTCATTCACCTAAACTAGCATTTTGGGGGAAATCCCAAAGCAATACTTTGTGCCATATGATATAGTGCAGTTTTATCTATGGGGGACACACACTTGTCCATCATGACCATTTACGGAGGAGACATTAGGATGGGGGATCCCGTCTTCTTTCCCCAATCTCAAGTCTAGCTTCTTTACATCGATAACTGTGATtaaaacactgcaaaacatTTTCAAGCATTTTTAGGAACCCTAAAATAATGTAATTATATATCACCAGTTCCCTTGTTTGGGTTGGAAGGCCGAGTACGGGACAGCAGAGTGAAGTTGGGATGACTGGGATATCCTGGCTCTCTAACCAGCTCTAGACCTGTGCTGCCCTTTGCAAATAGCGTTTGTCCAGAGGGGGTAAATTCATGTTACTCTGGGTGGTGGAAACCTCTGCTATAGCTTGctatgagagagagaacgatGCACCGACTGATCTGATCTTGCAGGTGATAtcaatgtgaatgtgtgtgtgtgtctttcggGTATTCCCTACCATTCTCCAGGTGCTACACTACACTGAAAAGCTATCATCCCCGTGGTTACCATACATGTCAACAGTCTTCACACCAGTCGTTTGTACTGGTGGGTTATGCATCATATACTCTTTCATACGTTCCAACTAGAGCCGAGCGATTACCATGTTAAGTAATGGTCTATCTTCATGATAATTTAGGGAcaagcaatgaaaaaaaaaacatccacaaaTGAAGTTTTTCTAGATTCATTAAGTCAACGAACTGCCttgacatgtctgtgtgtgtgtgcctgtgtgttggGTTGGGGTTTATGGTGGTAGAAAGTCACCCTTATTTTCAGCTGGGGGGTTTTGAACACAATTCTAGGAGAAACCTTGGTGTGTCTACATGCGTCCGTCTTCCCCCCATGCCTACCTTGCCGTCAGACGCAGTGTTAATCCTGTAATGGTAGACTCTACCCTCGTACCGCAGGGAAATCGACCTCTGGCCCGGGCTGCTCTCACTCTCCCGGACCAGGAAGCTCCCGTTTATGCCTGAGCTGAGCAGGTACTCTGCAGCGTTGCGCGACACGGGTCCGTGGTACCAGCTGTGCTTCTCCAGGCTGTTGACAGGAGTGATGTAGTTGGACGGCACCCAGCCCTGGCCGTTCTTGGTCTGTGCCTCGCACCACTCTCCATTGTGGTTGTAACCCAGCACGCGCAGCTTCTCTCCTGGTAGGGAACACAGGGGACATTAGGCTGATACCAGtgtaggagggagagaaagcataGGGGTCAACATGTGAGATTTACAAAAAATGATCGAGGCTAAGTGTGGCCAATGACCATCTAATAATGCTGTTTTTTACTGTTACATCTCTCTGCTGTGAACCTGAACAAACTATTTCCACAGCTGAGACCATTGAGAACAGGTTGCTATAAAATACAAACTGCACCAAAACTCAGAGTCAAAGTGGTCAAAGTGTTTTGAGTCAGACGTGCAGAAAATTGTCTGGGGTTGTCAGTCTTTTCCACTGGTCACTGGGCGAGCTAGACTCAGGGAATTCACTTTCTTTTCCCTAGTTTAGCCTGGATACGACACTACGACTCAATTCAAGTATTAGGCTAAGTAACTGATAATTACTGACATCATTGACTGATAATAACAGGCTTTTCCGCTGACCAAAACTCATATTATATATTGCTATGAACTCCAACTAGGCATATCCAGTAATTATGTAATCCATGTAACGTTAATATAACAGACTAGTAACTACAAGCTAACTACGTACTCGCACCAATAAATGTAGCCAGAATTATCTCTTTACACTGTAATATTTACCATATTAGAATTAACTGAAAAGTAATTTCCAAATGATTGTTTTGTACAGGGCATTTCCTTGATTATTCCAGTGCATGTGtgctctccttccttcctctgtttgtctgtgtgatcCATCTGCAGTATTGTTTTACAGTCggttcagtggaaaaaaaaaactcacgtGAGCCCGTTGTCAGGAAgtgagagtcagacagagagagggaaggcaaCAGGACGGGAAGCAAAAAGCTGATTTCCAGTAAGGCGCATAACATCATCAACACTTCAAGTATCTCTAGGCCTGAAGTGTTTAGACGAGGCATAGTTTGTGTACACACAACACAGGAACTTCCACTAAAGGTCTCATTGGACCAAATGACAAGTACAGAGGAAGATCCTGGTCCAAAATAATCCCAGAGGGAGAGTGTATTTACACAGCTTGTGTGTGCTGGGTGAGTGGACTCTCGAATGACATCAGCTGTTTTTCTACAAAACGCTGTCAATGGAGAATATACATCAAAGGCTAATAAGGCCATAAAAGTGACCAAAAATATAGATGACAAATCTAGGCTGCACAATTAACCGAATTGAAATTGTTttttgaacatacagtatgtgaaatctcagaatattttcatttttaaacagtTTGTTAAACTTGCCATACAGATACAAGAGTCAGGCTCTTAAGTGTTCATGCACTCAGCAGATGCTGAgttgttgaccaatcagaagccaattaacaaaggcagaggagaggagaggagaggctacTGTATGCATTGGGGTTGGCGATATGATCTTAAATCATCACCGGTCAAAACTTTGTCACGATTTACCTTCACAGGGAGATCATGAGCATTATGATATATTGCAGTAGCCTACAACCAGTGTGTAATTTCCATTCATAAAATTCCTCTATAGCCATTTACATTCACCACTGTCACCTAACTTTCACTTTCAACTTTTCCAAACTTCAGTATCGCAAAGCAGTTTTTTGCTGTATTGTATCTTTCCACTACCAAGTACCAGAAATGTCGCACGCACTACTGTTCCCATCTGACAGCCATCTGTCATGGTTGTATGGCCATTACTTTGTGCATCTGAATATTACAGAGCGCATTTCTTTGTCTGCATATTTGGATAGCATGAAATATTgctgacacaaaataaaaataacaacttgcccaatactgaTCAATTCTTGAAAACTAGATTTTcttgtatatattttattaatgtAGCTACATTCTATGCtcaggaagcctatttatttacttaaaCCCAGATGGTGGAAAGACACctaattaaatgttatttttcgtGACATTTCAAAACGTTTCTTCTGACAGCTGAATAGAAACACTCCCTCTAATATAAACAGCGCGGGTGCTGGAACCACCCCATGTACAATTTTGCCAGCGAATAGCATcatttctctcacacaccaTTTTTCCTCACCTTTAGTAATGCTGAGGGTGTTGTCACCGCTGGCCACAAAATCATAGAGCGCGACAAACAGGTTGGGGTCATTCTCGCTGGGTCCAGCCAACAGGTTCTCTTTGGAGTTCCAGCGGGCCGCTTCTGTCAGACCCTGGGGCT
Encoded proteins:
- the abl1 gene encoding tyrosine-protein kinase ABL1 isoform X2, whose protein sequence is MKMLEICLKLVGCKSKKGLSSSSSCYLEEALQRPDFEPQGLTEAARWNSKENLLAGPSENDPNLFVALYDFVASGDNTLSITKGEKLRVLGYNHNGEWCEAQTKNGQGWVPSNYITPVNSLEKHSWYHGPVSRNAAEYLLSSGINGSFLVRESESSPGQRSISLRYEGRVYHYRINTASDGKLYVSSESRFNTLAELVHHHSTVADGLITTLHYPAPKRNKPTIYGVSPNYDKWEMERTDITMKHKLGGGQYGEVYEGVWKKYSLTVAVKTLKEDTMEVEEFLKEAAVMKEIKHPNLVQLLGVCTREPPFYIITEFMTHGNLLDYLRECNREEVNAVVLLYMATQISSAMEYLERKNFIHRDLAARNCLVGENHLVKVADFGLSRLMTGDTYTAHAGAKFPIKWTAPESLAYNKFSIKSDVWAFGVLLWEIATYGMSPYPGIDLSQVYELLEKDYRMDRPEGCPEKVYELMRACWKWNPAERPSFAETHQAFETMFQESSISDEVEKELGKKGKKVTLGSIQQAPELPTKTRTLRKNMDNRDGDSPDSVEPEVAVSSPMLPRKERPLLDSNLNEDDRLLPKDKDKTRGSGFLSLIKKKKKNAPAPPKRSSSFREIDVHPERRGLTPDPRDMDSFNNGASMAFNDTTLTIDPLKFLGANNNGAGGITNGAPTYPGPLFPRKKGAPAVPGPGGKTATTPPSEEELVSNSKRFLRSSSASSMPPGSDGTEWKSVTLPRDLGQRHFDSGTFGGKPALPRKRANEQKGENAPRMGTLTPPPRLPKKVEDTADEVFKDTDPSPGSSPQALTPKLVRRPGGLENSKTSALQAELLKPNVFPALGAAGDECRARRNKYTADSSSTRERGKFQKPKPAPPPPPPSNAKSGKISRSPTHELPSPSDTKAKGLPSLSEPHHTTTPSDQARTPLSEGSKKLPLGSASKPQPSKTSASSASVTSSLSCQSLGGFSSSLTSPGDQASPTAFIPLVNTRRSLRKTAPRQAAERTPNSAVTREMVLEGTELLRAAICRNSEQLGSHSAVLEAGKNLSKYCISYVESIQQMRNKFAFREAINKLESSLRELQICPTATGGASAQQDFSKLLSSVKEISDIVQR
- the abl1 gene encoding tyrosine-protein kinase ABL1 isoform X1; translated protein: MGQQPGKFVGDQRRPSLPAFIKGGKRESSRHGAQHCNVFAVHEALQRPDFEPQGLTEAARWNSKENLLAGPSENDPNLFVALYDFVASGDNTLSITKGEKLRVLGYNHNGEWCEAQTKNGQGWVPSNYITPVNSLEKHSWYHGPVSRNAAEYLLSSGINGSFLVRESESSPGQRSISLRYEGRVYHYRINTASDGKLYVSSESRFNTLAELVHHHSTVADGLITTLHYPAPKRNKPTIYGVSPNYDKWEMERTDITMKHKLGGGQYGEVYEGVWKKYSLTVAVKTLKEDTMEVEEFLKEAAVMKEIKHPNLVQLLGVCTREPPFYIITEFMTHGNLLDYLRECNREEVNAVVLLYMATQISSAMEYLERKNFIHRDLAARNCLVGENHLVKVADFGLSRLMTGDTYTAHAGAKFPIKWTAPESLAYNKFSIKSDVWAFGVLLWEIATYGMSPYPGIDLSQVYELLEKDYRMDRPEGCPEKVYELMRACWKWNPAERPSFAETHQAFETMFQESSISDEVEKELGKKGKKVTLGSIQQAPELPTKTRTLRKNMDNRDGDSPDSVEPEVAVSSPMLPRKERPLLDSNLNEDDRLLPKDKDKTRGSGFLSLIKKKKKNAPAPPKRSSSFREIDVHPERRGLTPDPRDMDSFNNGASMAFNDTTLTIDPLKFLGANNNGAGGITNGAPTYPGPLFPRKKGAPAVPGPGGKTATTPPSEEELVSNSKRFLRSSSASSMPPGSDGTEWKSVTLPRDLGQRHFDSGTFGGKPALPRKRANEQKGENAPRMGTLTPPPRLPKKVEDTADEVFKDTDPSPGSSPQALTPKLVRRPGGLENSKTSALQAELLKPNVFPALGAAGDECRARRNKYTADSSSTRERGKFQKPKPAPPPPPPSNAKSGKISRSPTHELPSPSDTKAKGLPSLSEPHHTTTPSDQARTPLSEGSKKLPLGSASKPQPSKTSASSASVTSSLSCQSLGGFSSSLTSPGDQASPTAFIPLVNTRRSLRKTAPRQAAERTPNSAVTREMVLEGTELLRAAICRNSEQLGSHSAVLEAGKNLSKYCISYVESIQQMRNKFAFREAINKLESSLRELQICPTATGGASAQQDFSKLLSSVKEISDIVQR